GTTCCACAGGAACCAGAACCGTTCCTGCCCCGGCGTTCCGAACAGGTACAGCACCAGCTGGTCGTTGATGCCGATCTTGCCGAAGTCGAGGCTGACGGTGGTCTCCTGCTTGTCCGCCACCCCGATCAGGTTGTCGACGTCCGCGCTGGCCTGGGTCAGGGTCTCCTCGGTGGTCAGCGGCTTGATGTCGCTGACGGAGCGCACCATCGTGGTCTTTCCGGTGCCGAAACCGCCGGCGATCATCACCTTCACCGAGCGGGTGCCCCCGTCCGTCTGCCGGTCGGGGTGGTCAAAGCCTTTGAAGTCCACTGAGTACCTCCTCAAGGAGCGCGAGGTCGGGCCCGCTGCCGGCGCCTGACGCCGGAATGGGATCGCGGGCTTCGACGCGGCCTGCGTCCAGCAGATCGGCCAGGAGCACCGCGAGAATGTTGAAGGGCAATCCGAGGTGGGCGCCCAGTTCGGCCACCGACAGCGGATCGCGGCAGCGCCGGAGGATCTCCTCGTGCTCGTGCTGCATGCCGGGGACGGCCGCGTCGCGCGAGACGATGAGGGTCGCCACGTCAAGAGTCGACGCCGAACCGCCCGGTCCGCTGCGGCCACCGGTGAGGACGTAGTAGCGCTCGAGACCGGACGGGTCCATGGGCCGGCGGGGACCACTCATCCAGAGTGCTCCTCCAGGCGCGGAGTGGTGCCGAGAAGCTCACCCATCCTTCGCGCCAGGTCCCTCATCTGGTGTCCGAGCAGGCCCTGGTCGAGCCCTTCCTTGGCGAGGACTCCGAGGTACGTCTCCACGCCGGCCCGCACCACGAAGAGATGGCCGCCGTCCACCTCGATCATCGCGAGGCGCAACTGCCCCGCGTACTGCGGGAACTGCGCGGCGACGGGCTGGGCCAGCGCCTGCAGGCCCGCGACCACGGCGGCGAAGCGGTCCACGTCGTCGGGGTCGTCGGCGCCGTAGGAGGTGATGGCCTTGCCGTCGCTGGAGGCCACGAGGGCGAAGCGGATCTCCTGGATGCTCTCCGTCAGATCGCGGAGCGCCCAGCTCACGTCGGTTCCCTGTTGCGTCATGTGGACTAGTCGCTCTCTTCAGTGCGGTGCTCGTTGGACTCGCGTCCGGCGGTCGTCTCGCGTACGGCGTCCGCGGCCGGCTCACGCGGCGGGGCGCTCTCGCGTCCGGCGGTGGCAAAGGCCGCGAGACCGGCGAACGAGGTGTCCGGCGGCACGGCGGCCACGGGCTCCTCGGTCCGCTCGACGGACCTCACCGGTGTGGCCGGCGCGTCGGTACGCCTGCTTCTGCGACGCGGCAGACCGCCGGGCGTGGTGTCCACGTCGTCGGCGCCGGCCGCGGGCGGGGCCTCCACCGACTCGCGGGCGGACGCGGTCTCGACCGCGGCGGCCGGGGCCACCGGTTCCGCGACGGGGGCGGCCAACGGGCTGAAGTACTTGTGGGGAACCACGACGACCACCGAGGTGCCGAGCCAGGGCGAGTCCGAGAAGGTGACCCGGATGCCGTACCGGCGCGCCAGGGCGCCGACCACGCGAAGCCCGAGGTTGGCGTCCTCCGAGAGGCCACCGAGCCCGGGGCCGGCCGCGACGCCGTCCAGTGACTGCTCGGCCTCGCGCTTCTTCTCCTCGTTGAGGCCCTTGCCCGCGTCCTGGATCTCGATGCCGACGCCGTTGGGGACCTCCTTGCCGGAGACGACCACGGGTTCGGTGGGCGGCGAGTAGCGCACCGCGTTGTCCAGAAGGTGGGCGAAGATCAGCGTGAGGTGGTCCACCAGACCGCCGTCGACGCCGAGTTCGGGGAGGTGGCGGACCTGGACGCGGTCGAAGTCCTTGATCCGGCCGATGCCGCCGCGGACCACGCTGAGCAGCCGCTGCGGTTCCTGCCACTGGCGGCCGGGCCGGTCCGAGCCGCCGAGCACGCCGATGCTGGCGGCGAGACAGTCGGCGGGGCCGATCTCCTGGTCCAGTTCCATCAGTCCCTGGGCCACGACGGGCAGCCGGCCGTGCTCGCCCTGCATCTCGTGCAGACGGCCGCGCAGCTTGCTGGTCAGTACGTGGATGCGGTTGCCGATGCTGATCACGGCCTGCTCGGCCGAGGTGGAGCGGTCGAACTCCTCCTCGACACCGATCAACGCGGTCCTGAGCACCTTGCGGATGTCGGCGCGCAGCTCGGGGCTCGCGTCGCTCTCCTCGGCGACGGACATCAGGATGTCGTCGATCGAGTCACCTTCGCGCAGTTGCTTGAGGGCATGCGGAAGGAACTCGTCGCCGAGGCGGGCGATCGCCGCCTGCTGACGGGCGAGCTGGTCCTGCCAGGCCTCGGTCCGCTCGGTGAGCCGCGCCTCGGAGACCTGCGTCTCCTCGGCGAGCCGGGCCTCGTGGGCCCGCATCTCCTCCACGAGTCGGACCTCGTAGGCCCGCGCCTCCTCGGCCATCCGCGCCTCGTAGGCCTGGGCCTGCTCGGCCAGCCCGGACTCCAGGGCGGAGCGCTCGGCCGCGAACTTCCGCTCCAGGCCCGCCACATGCTGCTGCCACTGCTGGGAGTGCTCGGCCTGCGAGGCGCGGAAGTCACCCGCGTTGCGGCGCAATTGGCCCTGGGAGCGGACGAGGAGCCGTACGCAGACGGCGCCGGCCGCGGTGGCCGCGGCGCCGGCGAAGGTCGCGGGTATCGGGACCTGGTCGGGCCCCGCGACCGCGGCGGCGACGGTACCCGCTCCTAAGGCGAGTGGCATCAGCCACCAGCTGTACCAGGCGACAGGTGCCCGTGCCTCCGGGGGCGGAGTGGCAAGTTCCATCTGCATCCTTCGAAGCAACACAATCGAACGGGGGGGTGTGCAGACGCCGCGTGTGTCGAGCACGCAGCGCTGGGCGACCGAGCGTGTTCGTGTCAACTCGCAGCGCCGCAGGGGAGCTTATCGGGTTTGAGATCGAAAGGATCAACTCCCCGCAGCGCATCGGTGAGCATTCGGTCACGCTCGACCAAGAGTGCTCAAGTCGACAAAATCATGCACCGCAATGACAGCGGTGAACGCTTCGTCACGATCCGGCTCGGCTGATGGCCATGCACCCCTGGCCCGCCCGGGCCTTGACCATCGCTGGTCAAGGCCACTTGGAGATACAGGATTACGGCGTCCCGCGAACCGGACCTCCAGCAGCGTTGCGGGTGGGTTGATCGATCTCAGCACCGTCGAACCGCCCGCCGCGGACGAGACGATCGGCAGGCTCATGCAATACGGCGCGTGGACGCCATTGCGGTGAGCCCACCTCGGCTCGATCGCCGCGATGGGCTCACCGCGCCACGAACAGCTCCCGGCACGTCCGCGGCTGGTCCGCTACCGGATGCGCCGCGCAGACGAGTTCATGCGCGACCGACTGCACGATCCCGACGCAGCACTTCGAGACGCGGCTGACATCACCTTTCACGCCCTCCGCAGAATCCGGTTCGCCCCCGCCGCCGCCGCCGTCGTGGCGAGCAGCCAGCCGAGGCAGATCAGCAGCATCGCCGCCCACTGCAGTCCGTCGCGCGGGCTGAACGCCCCCTCCTGGCCGAAGTCGACCAGGGGCAGCACCAGGTCGAAGGTGTAGATGACGGGCTGGAAGTGGGGCGACTTGCCCGGATCCAGGGGCTGCGGCGGCCACAGCGTGAACAGAAGGCTGCCGCTCAGCATGATCGCGCACAGCCACCACACCGCGCGCATGGGCCGGTAGCCGTAGCCGACGGTGATGTCCTGGAGGCGGCTCCACACCCGCCCCGGCCACGGCAGGGTGCTGCGCAGCCGGCGCTGCTTGGCGAGCAGCACGGTGCGGGCGTCGGCGTCGTGGCCGTGCCGGCGGTAGGAGGCGGCGAGTTGCTCGTACGGCTGCGGGGCGAAGCCGTCGTGGTCACGGGTAAGCAGGGGAAGCCGCTCCGCGGCAGAGTGCCGGGGCAGGAGGCTGTCGGGGGCCGTCCACCCGGCACAGGGCGATCTCGCACGTCCCACCGATGGACACTCCGACGGCGGACAGACCGGGCAGCGTGCAGCCGCGCATCTCCAATCCCCCGAATGACGCGCCGTCGAGGCAGGGCGCCTCGGTGAACCGGCACCCGTGCAGTCGCAGCGTTCCGGCCACGACGGCCTCGGCCAGGTCGAGCCGCCCGATCACGCGTACGCCGCGCAGTCTGAGCCGGGCCAGATGCCCGGGCTCGACGAGCGGCGGAGCCAGCAGCAACCGCCGTACGGCCGACGCCCGGACCCCACCCTCGTCCTCGAACCACTCCCCCCGGCGGAAGGCTTCCCACATCCCGCGCTCGCGCACGCTCCAGCCACCCGGCGCGAGACTGCTCGACACATCAACTCCCTTATCGATCAAGGTAATCGCTGCATCGCTACCCCGGTCGCCGGTGGGGCAATCCGCCGCAGATCACAAGGGCAGCCCCAGCGTGAGCGAACGAGCCACAAAGCCGTGACGCTCGTAGAAGCGGATGGCGTCGGGGTTCTCCGCGTAGGCGGACACCTCCGCCTCCTCGGCGCCCCGCTCCTTCGCCCAGGCCACGAACGCCTCGACCAGCCGGGCACCGGTCCGCGTCCGCCGGTTTTCCGGCCGCACGTACAGGCTGACCAGCGTGGCGACCTTCACCGGACGTTTGTCCGAACCGTCCGCCACCGTCCCCGACAGGTGTCCGACCACTTCCCCACCGTGCTCCACAACGAGCAGCAGCAGCCCGGGGTCGTCCAGGCCCGCGGCGAAACGCTCGGCGCCGTGCCGGAGCGGCCAGTCGACGTCGACGCCCGGGTCACGGGTCCCGGCGTCCTCGGCGAACAGTGCGGCGCTGGAGGCGACGAGGCCCGGCAGGTCCGCGGCGCGGGCGCGACGGACGATCACTTCGAGATGCGGTTGATCAGTCATGAGGCGCGAGGTTATCGCCGAGGACTGACATGGCAACTTCATGGACAGTCGTCCAGCTATAGTGGACACCTGTCCATGACGTAATTCGGCGTATGACCGCGTACAAGGGAGCCTGTCGACGATGGAGATCGTGGCGAACGTGCTGGTGGGGCTGGTGGCCGCGCTGCACGCGTACATCCTGGTGATGGAGATGTTCCTGTGGGAGAAGAAGCCCGGGCGGGGGCTGCACGGGTTCGACCCGGAGATGGCGCGGGCCACGGCGCCGATGGCCGCGAACCAAGGGCTCTACAACGGGTTTCTCGCGGCGGGCCTGGTCTGGGGACTGATCGCCGCGGACCCGACCGGGTTCCGTGTCCAGGTCTTCTTCCTGGTGTGCGTCGTGGTCGCCGGGGTGTACGGGGCCGCCACGGCCAACCGCCGCATCCTCTTCGCGCAGGCACTGCCCGGCGCGCTCGCCCTGGCCGCCGTCCTCCTCGCGCAGTGACGCCCGAGGCGCCGCGGACCCGCGCCGCGGCTCCGGAGGACCCGCGGGCCGCCCGGACCCGGGCGAAGCTGCGCGGCGCCCTCCTGGAGGAGTGCGCCCGGCGCCCGTTGGAGGAGGTCGGCGTCGCCGAGCTGGTGCGTCGGGCCGGGGTCGGCCGCGCCACGTTCTACGTGCACTATGCCGACCTGGAGGCCCTGGCGGTCGACGCCTGCGCCGATGTCGTACGCGAGGCCGTGGACGCGCTGCACGCCTGGCGCGGGCGGCCCGACCCGGTGTCCGCGCCGCGCGCCCTGCTCGCGTTCTTCGCCGAACTCGCCCCGCACACCGCCCTCTACCGCGCCCTGCTGAGCCCGGGCGGCGGCGGCCCGCTCGGCCGGGTCCTGCACCGGGACCTGCGGGCCCGCAGCCTGGCGGAGCGCGAACTGGTGGGCGCGGCGGACGCCCCGCTCATCGCCTCCGCCGTCGCCGCCACCTTCGCGGGAGTCCTCGCCGACTGGCTGCACGGCCTCCTGGAGGGCGCCCCGGAGGACATCGCCCACCAGGTCTGGCAGTTGCTGGTCGCCCTGCACATGAGCCGGTGAGCCCGGGACCCGACTCGTGTCACAAACAAAACCGTTCGCGCCCCCGATCAAGATCATGGCAGCATGCCTGGCATGACGACGAACCGAAAGGTCCATGCCGCGTAGCCGGCCAGGACGCGTACGGACCGGCATCTTCCACCACCGGACGCAACAAGCAACCCCGGACATCGACGGCCTGTCCGCACGCTCGATGTCCGAGATCCGCCACCTCGAGCGCACCCGCAACTACCTGCAGCCCGGAGCGGTCGGCGCGGCCGTGCGCCTGTGGAAGAACTACGTCCACCGTCCCGAGCGCGAACTGTGGCGCGAGTACGAGTGGGGCAACCCGTACGACGAGTGCTGCGGCGACCCTCTTGAAGCCCGCGCTCTCCTGGACAACGTGCTGCGGGCCATGTCACCTCGAACCGCCCGCGAACTCCGACAGATCGTCAGCCGCTACGACGCCGTCCGGAACCACCGGTCACCGCCCTACGACGTCGGCTGAGGCTCGGCACAATCCCCAAGCGCGTACAACTCCTCAGGCGCACCCCGTCCCCTCCTTCGTCCGCGGCCAGGCCTCCACACCGTCCGGGGTGCGCACGTAGACCTTCGCCTTGTCGGGCGTCACCCACAGCCGCCAGTCGCGGAAGCGGTAGCCGGTGTCGTGCGCGTCGGCGGGCATGCGCACGTCTGCGTCGTATGCGGAGGTGAGCAGTTGCGTGCCGAGGACCCCTTCCGGGTCGCGCGCGTACAGCACGGAGTCCCTGCCGTGTCCGAGGCCCAGGAAGTGCGCGCTCTGCCAGTCGCAGTGCTCCGCCCCCTCGGAGCTGCTCACCTTGGTGGTGGCCACGCGCCGGCCGTCCCGGTCGGTCCAGATCTCGTAATCCTTCGAGTCGGTGAAACTCGCCGGGAGTTCGGCCGGGTCGCAGGAGGCGCTGGTCTCCGGCCCCCAACCGGGCCGGTGCGGCTGGTCCTTGGCAACGACGACGGCGACCTTGGTCCGGCCGTCGACGTCGAAGGAGAACAGGACGCGGCCGGACTCCTCGCGCTCCACCCGGTAGCCGGACCGCGGCACGTCGGCCTGCTCGATGTCGAAGTACGCCTGGAGGCCCCCTTCCGGCGTGGAGCCGCCGTCGCCCTCGCTCCACCGGTCGGCTCCGCCGCCCTCGTAGATGTCCCCGTCGCATTCCAGGGCACGACCCGCCGCACCCGAACTCGCCTGCAACGCCCGTACGGTGCCCTCGTCCTCGTCACCGTCCTCGGGGGGAGGCTTCAGCGGCACGTTCAGCGATCCGGCGTACGGCGTGGGCGGCGGCGTTCCGGTGACCACCAGGTCCTCGCGGGTCTCGTCACCGCACGCCGCCGCCGTCAGCCCGACCAGCACCACCGCCGCCGCGATTCCTCTGCGCATGCCCCGCCCCTTGTCCGCCGACCGTCGTGTCCCTCCTCCGACGCACGGGTGGCCGAGATCGTTCAGTGGCTGACGGCCCCCGCCCGGAA
Above is a genomic segment from Streptomyces sp. R21 containing:
- a CDS encoding ATP/GTP-binding protein, with product MDFKGFDHPDRQTDGGTRSVKVMIAGGFGTGKTTMVRSVSDIKPLTTEETLTQASADVDNLIGVADKQETTVSLDFGKIGINDQLVLYLFGTPGQERFWFLWNGLFKGALGAVVLVDTRRLASSFRAIEEMERQDVPFVIALNVFPDSKDHPIEEIRDALDIPPHTPIVACDARDRTSSRDVLVALIRHLKERSAVALESR
- a CDS encoding DUF742 domain-containing protein, whose protein sequence is MSGPRRPMDPSGLERYYVLTGGRSGPGGSASTLDVATLIVSRDAAVPGMQHEHEEILRRCRDPLSVAELGAHLGLPFNILAVLLADLLDAGRVEARDPIPASGAGSGPDLALLEEVLSGLQRL
- a CDS encoding roadblock/LC7 domain-containing protein, with the translated sequence MTQQGTDVSWALRDLTESIQEIRFALVASSDGKAITSYGADDPDDVDRFAAVVAGLQALAQPVAAQFPQYAGQLRLAMIEVDGGHLFVVRAGVETYLGVLAKEGLDQGLLGHQMRDLARRMGELLGTTPRLEEHSG
- a CDS encoding ATP-binding protein, with product MELATPPPEARAPVAWYSWWLMPLALGAGTVAAAVAGPDQVPIPATFAGAAATAAGAVCVRLLVRSQGQLRRNAGDFRASQAEHSQQWQQHVAGLERKFAAERSALESGLAEQAQAYEARMAEEARAYEVRLVEEMRAHEARLAEETQVSEARLTERTEAWQDQLARQQAAIARLGDEFLPHALKQLREGDSIDDILMSVAEESDASPELRADIRKVLRTALIGVEEEFDRSTSAEQAVISIGNRIHVLTSKLRGRLHEMQGEHGRLPVVAQGLMELDQEIGPADCLAASIGVLGGSDRPGRQWQEPQRLLSVVRGGIGRIKDFDRVQVRHLPELGVDGGLVDHLTLIFAHLLDNAVRYSPPTEPVVVSGKEVPNGVGIEIQDAGKGLNEEKKREAEQSLDGVAAGPGLGGLSEDANLGLRVVGALARRYGIRVTFSDSPWLGTSVVVVVPHKYFSPLAAPVAEPVAPAAAVETASARESVEAPPAAGADDVDTTPGGLPRRRSRRTDAPATPVRSVERTEEPVAAVPPDTSFAGLAAFATAGRESAPPREPAADAVRETTAGRESNEHRTEESD
- a CDS encoding N-acetyltransferase family protein yields the protein MTDQPHLEVIVRRARAADLPGLVASSAALFAEDAGTRDPGVDVDWPLRHGAERFAAGLDDPGLLLLVVEHGGEVVGHLSGTVADGSDKRPVKVATLVSLYVRPENRRTRTGARLVEAFVAWAKERGAEEAEVSAYAENPDAIRFYERHGFVARSLTLGLPL
- a CDS encoding DUF1304 domain-containing protein, producing the protein MEIVANVLVGLVAALHAYILVMEMFLWEKKPGRGLHGFDPEMARATAPMAANQGLYNGFLAAGLVWGLIAADPTGFRVQVFFLVCVVVAGVYGAATANRRILFAQALPGALALAAVLLAQ
- a CDS encoding TetR/AcrR family transcriptional regulator → MTPEAPRTRAAAPEDPRAARTRAKLRGALLEECARRPLEEVGVAELVRRAGVGRATFYVHYADLEALAVDACADVVREAVDALHAWRGRPDPVSAPRALLAFFAELAPHTALYRALLSPGGGGPLGRVLHRDLRARSLAERELVGAADAPLIASAVAATFAGVLADWLHGLLEGAPEDIAHQVWQLLVALHMSR